The following are from one region of the Flavobacteriaceae bacterium UJ101 genome:
- a CDS encoding protein translocase subunit SecY (The central subunit of the protein translocation channel SecYEG. Consists of two halves formed by TMs 1-5 and 6-10. These two domains form a lateral gate at the front which open onto the bilayer between TMs 2 and 7, and are clamped together by SecE at the back. The channel is closed by both a pore ring composed of hydrophobic SecY resides and a short helix (helix 2A) on the extracellular side of the membrane which forms a plug. The plug probably moves laterally to allow the channel to open. The ring and the pore may move independently; Belongs to the SecY/SEC61-alpha family.): protein MRSFIQTIQNIFKITELRDKILLTLGLLLVYRIGTHIPLPGINPLGIENYMAQLQAAGEQQNGLLGIISAFTGGAFTRATLLGLGIMPYISASIVLQLMGMAVPYLQKLQNDGESGRKTLNQITRWLTIAICLVQAPSYLIMFQSMIIPMDAAPQAYYSFASSSWFYPVATLILVTGTMFTMWLGEKITDKGIGNGISLIIMVGIIATLPQAIIEEFNYQVNLGENGGYVFVLVEAILWLLVILASVLLVKAVRRVTVQYAKRVQASGSSYTRSVTNAVRDYIPLKVNAAGVMPIIFAQAIVLLPVQVGSYFVGDDPEKMSVLNEFGKLDGIAYNITFAVLIIIFTFFYTAITIPVNQMADGLKRSGGFVPGIKPGLETSNYLDDILSKITFPGAIFLAIIAILPGIVMNFGIQQNFAMFFGGTSLIILVGVAIDTIQQINAYLLNHHYDGLMESGRAKH from the coding sequence ATGAGAAGTTTTATCCAAACGATACAAAATATATTTAAAATCACAGAGTTAAGAGATAAAATCCTTTTAACTCTGGGATTGTTATTAGTATATAGAATTGGTACCCACATTCCATTGCCAGGAATCAATCCTTTAGGTATTGAAAACTATATGGCACAATTGCAAGCTGCAGGAGAGCAACAAAATGGACTATTAGGGATTATATCAGCCTTTACAGGTGGAGCCTTTACAAGAGCAACACTTTTAGGACTTGGTATCATGCCTTACATTTCTGCATCAATTGTTTTACAGTTAATGGGAATGGCGGTTCCATATCTTCAAAAATTGCAAAATGATGGTGAAAGTGGTAGAAAAACTTTGAATCAGATTACACGTTGGTTGACTATAGCAATTTGTTTAGTGCAAGCCCCATCTTATTTAATCATGTTTCAAAGCATGATTATTCCAATGGACGCTGCACCTCAAGCTTATTATAGTTTTGCAAGCTCTAGCTGGTTTTATCCAGTAGCCACTTTAATTTTGGTAACAGGTACCATGTTTACAATGTGGTTAGGAGAGAAAATTACAGATAAAGGAATCGGTAATGGAATTTCTTTAATTATTATGGTTGGTATTATTGCAACATTACCTCAAGCGATTATCGAAGAATTTAACTATCAAGTTAATTTAGGAGAGAATGGAGGTTATGTATTTGTATTAGTAGAAGCAATTCTTTGGTTATTAGTAATCTTAGCATCAGTTCTATTAGTAAAAGCAGTAAGACGTGTAACAGTTCAATATGCTAAGAGAGTCCAAGCTAGTGGTAGCTCTTATACACGTTCTGTAACCAATGCTGTTAGAGATTATATTCCATTAAAAGTAAATGCAGCAGGGGTAATGCCTATCATCTTTGCACAAGCCATTGTTTTATTGCCAGTTCAGGTCGGATCTTACTTCGTAGGAGATGATCCTGAGAAAATGTCAGTATTAAATGAGTTCGGAAAGTTGGATGGTATCGCATATAATATTACCTTTGCAGTTTTAATTATAATTTTTACGTTCTTTTATACCGCAATTACAATCCCTGTTAATCAAATGGCAGATGGGTTGAAACGTAGTGGAGGATTTGTTCCAGGAATTAAACCAGGATTAGAGACATCAAATTATTTAGATGATATCTTATCTAAAATTACTTTCCCAGGAGCGATCTTTTTAGCGATCATTGCAATCTTACCAGGTATCGTGATGAATTTTGGAATACAACAAAATTTCGCCATGTTCTTTGGAGGAACTTCACTTATTATCTTAGTAGGAGTAGCAATTGATACGATTCAACAAATAAATGCATATTTATTGAATCACCATTACGATGGTTTAATGGAATCAGGAAGAGCAAAACATTAA
- a CDS encoding translation initiation factor IF-1 (One of the essential components for the initiation of protein synthesis. Stabilizes the binding of IF-2 and IF-3 on the 30S subunit to which N-formylmethionyl-tRNA(fMet) subsequently binds. Helps modulate mRNA selection, yielding the 30S pre- initiation complex (PIC). Upon addition of the 50S ribosomal subunit IF-1, IF-2 and IF-3 are released leaving the mature 70S translation initation complex; Belongs to the IF-1 family; Contains 1 S1-like domain.) — protein sequence MAKQAAIQQDGTIIEALSNAMFRVELENGHIVTAHISGKMRMHYIKLLPGDRVKLEMSPYDLTKARITFRY from the coding sequence ATGGCTAAACAAGCTGCAATACAACAAGACGGAACAATTATAGAAGCATTATCAAATGCGATGTTTCGCGTAGAACTTGAAAATGGGCATATTGTAACAGCTCATATTTCAGGAAAAATGAGAATGCATTATATTAAATTATTACCAGGTGACCGAGTAAAATTAGAAATGTCACCTTATGATTTAACCAAAGCAAGAATAACATTTAGATACTAA
- a CDS encoding 50S ribosomal protein L36 (Belongs to the ribosomal protein L36P family.), with protein MKVRASLKKRSSECKIVRRKGRLYVINKKNPKFKQRQG; from the coding sequence ATGAAAGTAAGAGCATCATTAAAGAAAAGAAGTTCAGAATGTAAAATCGTTCGTAGAAAAGGACGTCTTTATGTGATTAACAAAAAAAATCCTAAGTTCAAACAAAGACAAGGGTAA
- a CDS encoding 30S ribosomal protein S13, chloroplastic (Located at the top of the head of the 30S subunit, it contacts several helices of the 16S rRNA; Belongs to the ribosomal protein S13P family.) codes for MARISGVDLPKNKRGVIGLTYIFGIGRSAASQILAKAGVSEDTKVQDWNDDEINKIRSVISEEWKVEGEKRSEVQLNIKRLMDIGCQRGIRHRMGLPLRGQRTKNNSRTRKGKKKTVANKKKATK; via the coding sequence ATGGCAAGAATTTCAGGTGTTGATTTACCGAAAAATAAAAGAGGTGTTATTGGTTTAACATATATCTTCGGTATCGGAAGAAGTGCAGCTTCACAAATCTTAGCAAAAGCTGGAGTAAGTGAAGACACTAAAGTACAAGATTGGAACGATGATGAGATCAATAAGATCCGTAGCGTTATCTCTGAAGAATGGAAAGTTGAAGGAGAAAAACGTTCAGAGGTTCAATTAAACATTAAACGTTTAATGGATATTGGATGTCAAAGAGGAATCCGTCACAGAATGGGATTACCTTTAAGAGGTCAAAGAACCAAAAACAATTCACGTACAAGAAAAGGTAAGAAGAAAACAGTTGCTAATAAGAAAAAAGCCACTAAATAG
- a CDS encoding 30S ribosomal protein S11 (Located on the platform of the 30S subunit, it bridges several disparate RNA helices of the 16S rRNA. Forms part of the Shine-Dalgarno cleft in the 70S ribosome; Belongs to the ribosomal protein S11P family.), producing MAKSTAKKRKVKVEAVGEAHIKASFNNIIISLTNKNGEVIAWSSAGKQGFRGSKKNTPYAAQVSAEDCAKVAFEAGLRRVKVYVKGPGQGRESAIRTLHNNGIEVSEIIDITPMPHNGCRPPKRRRV from the coding sequence ATGGCAAAATCAACCGCAAAAAAAAGAAAGGTTAAAGTAGAAGCAGTTGGAGAAGCTCATATCAAAGCGTCTTTTAACAACATTATCATCTCTTTAACGAACAAGAATGGAGAAGTAATTGCATGGTCATCTGCTGGTAAGCAAGGTTTCAGAGGGTCTAAGAAAAATACACCTTATGCAGCCCAAGTTTCAGCTGAAGATTGTGCGAAGGTAGCATTCGAAGCAGGATTACGTAGAGTTAAAGTTTATGTTAAAGGACCAGGACAAGGACGTGAGTCTGCTATCCGTACTTTACATAACAATGGTATTGAAGTATCAGAAATAATTGATATTACACCAATGCCACACAACGGATGTCGTCCTCCTAAAAGAA